The nucleotide window ACATCTACATTAACATTCTTACCTCCATGACTTACAAGGCTTGAATTCTTACTTACAACAATACCGTAAGAACCTTTTCTAACCTTATTCTTACCATCCATATATTCGTAAACTCCAGCAGAGGTTGAAGCATTTCCACCATTTACAGTTACTGTACCGTCATTTTTTGCTGTCACTTCTGCCTTACCAGTATTATTATCTCCGATAGTCATTCCAGAAACACCATTCCCTGTAGCTGTTACTGTTCCTCCATATTCCAGAGAAGCAGTTGTTCCAGTTGACGAACCATTGATCAACACTCCAGTTGAACTATCTCCTGATACGGTTATCCTACTGTTTGCTCCTAATTTACCTTTTGGATTATATGTAGTTGTTGATAATTTATAACTATTTAAAAAAGCACCAATATTATTAGACACTCCACTTCCTTTTAATGTAATTTCACCATCATTGTTAAGTGCTCCACCTAAAGTAGACATTCCAACAGAGTTTTTTATGTCATTGTCAGTTATTATCTTACCACCTGTTTTATTTGTGGCTGTTGATAATCTTGCTAATTGTCCTATTGCAAAATTCCCTTTTAAGCTAATTTCACCATTAGCATCATTTATAACCTCAGCATTTGAGCCAACTGTTGTACTTCCACCTTTTCCAGTTCCATAATCTGCCCTCATTGCCACATTCATAGGTTGATCTGTATCAACTTTTGCTATATCTGAATCTATCTTTATTTTACCTTTATTTGTCATGTTGGAATCTACATTGACAAACATTCCTAATGAATTTTGTACTCCTGAAAGTTTAATAGTACCTTCATTTACAGCCTTACCTCTGTCCATGCTTACTTTATTTGTAACACTCGCATCTTCCATAAGTGCCATTGCAGCTGAATTATCTGCTTTATCTTTTTTATTTCCATCTGGATTTACTCTAAGCTCTATAGTTCCTGCATTTATCATTGAAGCTCGGTCAGAACCTTTCTTTGCAGCAAATTTCATTCCATAACTTTCTTTACCACTCATACTGATTGTTGCACCTGAATCATTTTTCATAATAACATAACTTTTGTCATTGGGAATATATGTGTATATTCCTATTGAACGTTCTCCACGAAAATCAATCTTTCCTGCATTTTCTAATATTTGATCTTCTTGTCCATAATCATTTCCATTTTCATATACTTGAGCTATTCCTACTTTATATCCTACATAACCATCTTCACTTTTTTTAATATAATAAACACTTGAAGCAGGCCCATAAATTTTTAAATAATGTCCTGTTCCTGGTGTTACAGAAGTTTCTGAAGCTATTGTTCCATCAGCATTAAATGTAAGATTTGTATCATATTTCTGAGTAATATTTCGTATATATTGATGAGTATTTTCTGTTTTATCTGTAATTGTTCCAGAATTCTTTAAAGTTGCTGAATTTTGTTGCGAAACCATTCCTAATGTTAAAATTCCACCTAGATTTAAAGTTCTTCCACCAGGAAATTCATAAACCTTTGAAGGATTATATCCTGATGGCCCAGCAGTGAAGTTATCAATTTCCCAGAATCTTGAACCTCCTATAAAGAAATATTGTTTATTCCTATCTATAGGAGACGCTGCATCTTGTGAAGCTTTAATCGGATCATTAAATTCAGCATTTCCAAAATTATATGAATTAAAATTATATTCAGTTACTCCTGCCGGAAGTTGGCTATTCGCACCGACTTGACTATGTCCTGGACGCCCTGCAACAAACTTAGGATCAGTTATATCTTTAGTATCAGTTTCTGCGTACATTTTAAAAGCATAACGTTGTTCCGCAGGTGATACAGCTCCATCTGTCCAAGTATAATGTAACCATGTAGTTATATTTTGATTACCTGTGTTATTATTTACAAAACTAGCTTGACTTTTTTGTCTAGGTGAAGGATCCGAAGGTAAGCCAGCACCAACTTCTCTCCAGTTATTACTATCACATCCTTCATTACAATCTGCACCTAATATTACTGAGAAAGTTGGTGGATTAGGAGTAAATGGATCTTTCGGTACACCGATAACTGGTTTTGGTGGTGTAAAACTAATCGCCTCTGGCAACGTAGGTGTAACTGCCGTTTTATCCGCTATTCTTATTGCTGATTTATTTATACTTCTTGGACGTATTCCTGCGTTTACTTCAAAAGGCACGATTGGTTCTTTTACTGGTTTTACACTGGCTATACCATATCCTGCTGCTGAACCTGAAGCAAAGTTTGGCCTTCTGTTTCTGCTTAACATTCCATAATTACTACTGTCTGGTGAGATTGCTCTTTCATAGATGTTCTGGCTTCTTTGGAATATCCCTTCATACGGATATTTCGCCTTTTTATCCCCTCTACCTTTATAAGTCCCATTCCAATTATTGTTAAAATAATTTATACCATATTGCCAACTGCTCCAAGGTGATTTAACTACATGATCCCCCTGTTCCATTAGTTGAATAAGTTCAAGATTTGTATTTTTTAATAGTTTGTCATTTTCTTTTCGTGTTGCCTTGACTTGCTGATGTATTGTCTTAATTGATGTAGAGATTGTTTGTCTTTGATTTTCGATACTTGTATTTGTTGGAGCTGAGAACAGATTACTTGTTGTAAAAAGCATTCCAGTAATTAAAAATGTTATTACTAAACTTTCTGTATAATGTACATCTTTACATCTTTTTGCATAGGCTCTCAAATCCTGCTTTATTTTTCTGATGTTATTTGTCATTTTTATACATCTCCTCGTAAGAAATTTTTTGTGATAATTAAATTTTTCATTTACAAAATCTATCATCATATATGATATAAAACCAAAAAAATATTTTGATCTGCGACTTTCTGTATAATGTACATCTTTACATCTCTTTGCATAAGCACGTAAATCCTGCTTTATTTTTCTGATGTTATTTGTCATTTTTATACATCTCCTCGTAAGAAATTTTTTGTGATAATTAAATTTTTCATTTACAAAATCTATCATCATATATGATATAAAACCAAAAAAATATTTTAAAAAAAGACTTTCTGTATAATGTACATCTTTACATCTCTTTGCATAAGCACGTAAATCCTGCTTTATTTTTCTGATGTTATTTGTCATTTTTATACATCTCCTCGTAAGAAATTTTTTGTGATAATTAAATTTTTCATTTACAAAATCTATCATCATATATGATATAAAACCAAAAAAATATTTTAAAGTATAGTGAAATTGCCTAAAAGTTATTAAAACTTGTTTTTAATTTTTTAGATAACATTCAAAACAGTTTTTAATAAAAGTGATTTTTTAGTGATTATAAGTGATTTTTTTCTTAAAATATTTATTTTAGTTAAATACTTTATCATAATTTATATTTTTAAAATTATCTAAATACCCAAACTACTAAAAAACCAGATTAATTTAAAGTCTAGGCTAAACATAATATTGTTATTTTTAATAAATAATTAGCTATTTATTATTATTTTTTTAAGTAAAAGATAAACTTTAAAAATATAATTTTATAAAATGAATTTTTTACAAACATTTTATCACACCTCTATTTTACCAGAGAAATTCAAAAAGTCAATTGTTTTTTTGCTTCAAAACATTTTTTATTTTTTTACATTTCATTGTTTTTTGTTATATTATTAAACTTAAATTTAATAAAAAACATAAAAATAACATTTTTTGACTCCAATCTTTTTTTCAACTAAGCAATATATAAATTTTATTATAAAAAAATTTATTTTTTCGTGTATTTCATAATAATTTTCTTATCTTAAATTTTTTTAAAAAATTTCTATTTTTTTCGTTTGTATTAATTTTTAAATTATATTTATTACAAGTTAAAAGAAATTTAAATTTTACTCTTATAATAAAATATTTTGAAAATAAAACTACTTTATCAGGAAAATAAAAGAACAGTGAAAACTAATATCTCACTGCTCTTTCTTTTTTTGCTTATCTAAATTCAATGGTTAAGATTAATAGATTGCTCTAAATCCAATACCTGCCCTTACATTCTTACCTTTGGTATCATATCCTCCATTTACTGTTACTCCAAATCTTGTGTTGTCAACTCCAATGTTCAAGTCAAACTTACCGTTTCCTTTTCTGTCATCCTTTTCTCCTCTAATTCCGAACCAGTCAGCACTTGTGTATCTTACTCTTGCTCTGTTGTTCACATCTCCAACTTTTCCTAGTTCATTCTCATAGGCTGCTGTAAGTCCAACCGTCAAGTTTGTTCTTACTGCTAACGGTTGAACATATTTGAATTCCATTCCAACTTCTGGCTTAACTGAGAAGTAGTCGTTCCCTTTTACTTCCAGTCTCATTTCCCCTCTGTCTTCCTTGATGTCGTTAAATCTTCCATATTCCATCTTCAAGGCTCCATATGGACGGAAATGTGTTCTCTCGCTCAATCTTACATCGTATCCTAAGTCTGTTTTCAATGCAGCACCGTAAGAATGATAGTCAGATTTTGCCTGGAATACGTCATCTACAACCAGGTATCTACGTTTCATGTCATTAATACCTACAAATACATCTCCGCCGATTGTCCATTGCAATGCCCCATTATAATCCTTCTTAGGCGACATTGTCTTGAACACTCCTGCTTTAAGTATTGTCTGATTTTCTTTTGATTTTCCGATGTCCTTGAACTTGAATCTGTTTGTTACAGCTCCTGCATACCATCCGCTTGAGTTACCCATCTTGATTTTTTCATCCTCATGAACGTAAGCCACACCGTAGGCATTGCTTGTGTAGTTAATGATTCCTGCAGTATCAGTGTTGTATTCATCTCTCATACCGAACACTTTAATCTTGTTGTTTTGTTTAGATGGATTTCTCCAGTCGTGTTTTAAGTATCTGAACTCTTTGTCCAGCAGGTTTCCTGTTGCATTGATTCTTTGTTGAAGGTTTCCGTATTGGTGTCCCATCATTTCGTCTGTTGCCTGATAGAACAATGTTTCCTCATTGTTTCCTATATGATTTAATTTACGACGGAGCTTGTCCAGCAAGTTTCCTGTTGCGTTGATTCTTTGTTGAAGGTTTCCATACTGGTGTCCCATCATTTCGTCTGTTGCCTGATAGAACAATGTTTCCTCATTGTTTCCTATATGATTTAATTTATTAAATAACAGTTTCTCCCTTGAATCAAGTGCATTTACTCCATATCTTTGTTCAAGCCCATCCAGGAAATTGTATGTATCTGTGCTGTTTACTGGTGTTGCGGCTTTTCCTGCAAAATCTGTATACGGTATTTTAGCCATATATACTTTTTCTGGAATTCCATCTGAGCCTATTGTTGGTATTGCAGTCCAAGTGAATGAAGCGGAATTATGTTTCCATTCAATGCTCTTTCCTGCTTTTCTAATTGCATCCTGATATGGTTTCAATATTCTTCCTGAAACTTCAAAATATTTTGAGTTTGATTTATCGGCAGCATCTATTCCGTATAGCAATTCTGCTTTTTTTACACCTAATAAATTATTCAATCCGTTAATCGGGTTTGTTCCCCTCAGAGTGTCAACATACATTCCTAATGAAGATACTAATGTGGCTTCCCTTTGTCCAAAAGGAGTATCCACTTTTACAACACTGGAACTTGGTACCGGTTTACCGTGTACTGTAATAGTTGCTTCCGAAGCCCCTTTTGGTACACTCAGGTTTATACTTCCTGCTGTTTTTTCTAGTGGTTTTCCGCCTGTCGGATCATATTTACCATCTGCTCTTGCACCACTTCCTATTGTAATATCTCCATAATTATACACAACCAGGCTAGTATTTTCCCCCGGCTCACCATTATTTACCCTGTATATTCCAAATCCTTCAGGCGAGTCAATATGCACTTTTCCTCCAGGATGGTTTATAAATTTAGATTTATTGCTGACAACTATTCCTGTTACCTTTGAATGTGCTCCTGCACCAGTTGTAGTAATTTTACCAAAATTTTCACCTGTTGCACCATTATCAAGATACATTCCTATAGCTTCATTGGCACCAAGATTTATTGTTCCTGTTGCACCATTAACAACCCTTGTATTTGCTCCAGTTCCATACATCCCTATACTTCCACCGGCACCATTTACATTTATTGTCCCATTATTAGTAACTGTTCCTGAACCTGATGTACCGTAACCAGCAGCCATCCCAATACTGAATTTTTGATTTGCCGCATCAGTTGAACCTACTGTAATTGTGGCATTATTTGTAGCATTTGCAGAATTTCCATTAGATGAATCTATACTGTAAATTCCAACATTCCCTATTCCGCTACCAAAATTAATATTCGCATTATTTACAACTGTACCATCAGCATAAATACCGTAGTTTTCACTTCCAGTAGAAGTTAATGCTGTCCCATTTGTAATAGTACGTCTCTTATCATTGGAATAGGCATATACTGTACCACTGCCTACATTTACATTCGAAGTATTACTTGTGAATGTTGAAGGTGTGTTTGACTGTCCCTGGATAACAAATCCATAAGACTTATCTCCAATATTAACTGTATTCGCATTATTTGTAATAGCACCGTCAGAACCTACATAGTATACACCAACAGCATCATTTGTTCCCACTGTTAAAGTACCGCCTATATTTACATTACCACCTTTTGAATAAACTCCTGTGGCCCCTTCTCCTGCTTTGACTGTACTTGTATTTCCCAGATTTACACCATATCCATAAATTCCGACTGTCTTATTTCCACCTTCTATAGTTCCATCATTGTTAAACGTTATTTGTGATTTATCTGTATACATTCCAATGTTAGGTGAATTTGCATTATCTGAATTAGCTAACTTTATTGTTCCATCATTAGTGACAGAATATGTTCCTCCACCTGTTGCATACATCGCCGTAGATTTTTGACCCTTCAAGTCAATCAGTCCTGTTGACTCATTCTTGAATACTCTTGAATTGCTGTGAGGATTATCATATGACATTGCTATCACATCATTTGAAGAAGATTCTATTGTCCCTGCATTTATTATTCCACCAGCTTCATTTGTATTTGCTCCTGCTGAATCTACCTTGTAATAAATACCTGTTGAATTTTCACCTAATTTAATTATTCCTCCAGCTTCATTTGAAGCAGTTGTAGACTGTCTGCCTGTAGGCCCCCTGTCATCTTCAACAACATAAATTGCCGTCGATTTCTTTCCAACACTTATATTCCCTTTATTTTCAACAATTCCTCTTTTTGCATAAATTCCTGTTGTTTCTTCCCCTGTTAAATTAATTACTCCTGAAGTTTCGTTCACCAGTTTAACCTTTGAAGCCTCATAACCATTTCCAAGTGTATCATTTCCATTTTCTTGTGCCATTGCAACTTGTTTATTTTGGCTTCCAGTCATATTATTCGCATTTTCAATAGAAGAATTTGCAATTTCCAGCTGATTATAAGGATTATTCACATCATTCAAATCTACAGCCTGATTTATATTCAATTTACTTAAATATAGCATAAATGTCTTATAATTACCCAAAGCATTTATTGTAGGTGCCCCTGTCAACCCTGATGTTAAACTTGTTGCTGATGTATCAGATAAATTCATTTCTACATTTGAAGCTACAAATAATCTTGAACCTTCTTCCATATTTAATGTTAAATTCCCTAAAGTGCTACTACCAGAAGCTCCCGTACCAAATGTATTATCAAAGTAATTTTGAATAGCAGCTGTATTAAATGTTCCATAAGTGGCACCAGGTGCTGTATAATAGAAAGCTGTTCCTCTATTACTTGCTGCATTTGCTCCAGTTGCACCTTTTATTGTAGATGTCATTGCTCCATTTATTTTTATTGTCCCTTTATTAGAACCATTATCAGAAGTGTAGAACAACAGTGATTTTTGTCCTGTTTCAGTAGTACCACCTTTAGTTATTATATCTCCACCATTAGCGGCAAAGAAGTTAATTGCTCCAGCTGTTGCTGTTACATTTGCCTTATTTACAGTTAATGTTCCTTCAGAATAAAGTCCTATAGATTTATCTGTTGTAACTTTAGCATCAACATTTGTATCTACTCCAGTAAATTTTGAATTTTCCCCTTTAACAACAATACCATAAGAACCTTTATTATTATTTGCCCCAGCTACTGCACCATTATTATTAACTGTTACTGTTGCATTTCCATTTAATGTAATTTCTGATTTACCAGTATATGTAGGAGGTGTTGTTGGCGGTGTCACCTCTTTTTGTCCAGCAAAAATCCCTAATACGCTGTTACCAGAAACTTTTACATTTCCTTCCATTGTTAAATTACTATTTGATGCTAATACTCCTATTGAATTATCACCTGACACTTCCGTATATGGTGTTACTGTCCCTTTAGTTCCAACCTCTCCAGTAGAATTTTTTAAATATATTCCTATATTATTTGTATCTCCTGTTCCAAGAACTTTAATCTCACCACTATTTTCTACTTTAGCATTATCTATTCCAACAATACCAATACCATGTTTAATATTTGTACTTGTAATTTTACCTTGATTTTTTAAAATAGAAGATTTATTGTTTGATTTTCCAGAAGCTAACATTCCAATTGCATAGCCACCATCTATCGTAATCTTACCAGTATCAGTATTTATAACTTCAGCTCCTCCAACATTTCCTACTGTTCCATTAGGCCCATTAAGATTATCTGCTCTCATTCCAATATTAACAGGTTGAGAACCGGAAGTTGCTTTTGTTATATTTGAATTTATTTTTATATCTTTTGTGTTTGTAATATTACTGTCTATATTAACATATGCTCCGATAGAGTTCTTTACATTTGTAAGATTTATTGTACCTTCATTTCTGGCATTACCTCTTTTTAAAGTTACTCCATTAGTAACGCTGCTATCTACCATCAAAGTCATTGCCGCTGAATTATCTGCCTGATCTTCATTATACTCATTTGGATTATTGTTACCATTATTATTTCCTAATGTAATACTAGCACCTTGAGCATTTACCATTGTTGCACGATCATCGGAATTTGCAGCTATTTTCATTCCATAGCTTTCTTTTCCGTGCAGATTTATTTCTCCTTCGTTACTCATAATTGCAAAATTTTTACTAGTAGGCAAGTATACATACATTCCGATAGATCTTGTACCAAAAAAATTAATTTTTCCAGTTCCAGAATTAGTTAATACTTGTTTATCCCCATTTTTCCAATCACCTGTGCCATATCTATTTTCTTCAACTTCTGCTATTCCTACTTTATATCCAACGTATCCTTTATTACTTCTATGTATTGTATAATTTGTAGTAGCTCCTCTAATACTTAAATCCTGTGGCATATTTTGTATCCAGCTATCCTCTTTCTCTTTTGAATCTGTTATAACTCCAGAATTTTTTAATGTTGCTGCATTTTCTTGAGAAACCATTCCTAATGTTAGTATCCCTCCTAAATTTAATATCTTTCCATTAGGAAAATCATATGTTACTTCACTAGTTTGATTATCAATTTCCCAAAACCTAGAACCTCCTATAAAAAAATATTGATGGTTTTTATCATCGGCAGGATTACCAGTTAGTTCCACTTCTTGAGAATCTAAAACTCCACCAGCAAATTCTACCTCACCCCCAAAATTATATGAATTAAAATAAAATTCATTTCCTGAAGGAGCATTATTTCCTCCTGCAGCAGGATTACTTATATTTGTAGTATTAGTTTCAGCAAACATTTTAAAAGCATATGATTTTTCAGCAGGTGTAACTAATCCATCTCTCCAAGTATAATGTAACCATGTAGTTATATTTTGATTACTTTGAGTATTAGATATAATATCAGATTTTGATATTTTTCGTGGAGTTGCGTTTGTATAACCGTGTCTCCAATCACTACTATTGCAACCTTCATTACAATCAGCACCTAACACAATCGCAAACGTAGGTGGCACTGGCAATGCAGGATCAGCTGGTAAAGTTATATCCGGTGACAATGGAGAAAATTTCACTGGTTCTGGTAATGTTGGGCTATTAGCCACTTTTGGTGTAAGATTTAATGGTGATTTATTAATATTTCTTGGATTAATTCCAGCATTTACTATTGTTGATACTGGTGGTTCCGGTACCGGAATATTACTTGCTATCCCATATCCTATTGGTAAACCTTGTCTTGCATTTGTTGCAGCTGAACGTGCTCCTTTTGATTTACCTAATAATCCATAATTTTCACTATTTGTCGGCATATATCTATTAAATTCATTTGTATCTCTTTCTAGGATACCTTCATAAGGATATTTCGCCTTTTTATCCCCTCTACCTTTATAAGTTCCGTTCCAGTTATTATTGAAGTAATTTATACCATATTGCCAACTGCTCCAAGGTGATTTAACTACGTGATCCCCCTGTTCCATTAGTTGAATAAGTTCAAGATTTGTATTTTTTAATAGTTTGTCATTTTCTTTTCGTGTTGCTTTGACTTGCTGATGTATTGTCTTAATTGATGTAGAGATTGTTTGTCTTTGATTTTCGATACTTGTATTTGTTGGAGCTGAGAACAGATTACTTGTTGCAAAAAGCATTCCAGTAATTAAAAATGTTATTACTAGACTTTCTGTATAATGTACATCTTTACATCTCTTTGCATAAGCACGTAAATCCTGCTTTATTTTTCTGATGTTATTTGTCATTTTTNNNNNNNNNNCTTGAACTTGAATCTGTTTGTTACAGCTCCTGCATACCATCCGCTTGAATTACCCATCTTGATTTTTTCATCCTCATGAACGTAAGCCACACCGTAGGCGTTACTTGTGTAGTTAATGATTCCTGCAGTATCAGTGTTGTATTCATCTCTCATACCGAACACTTTAATCTTGTTGTTTTGTTTAGATGGATTTCTCCAGTCGTGTTTTAAGTATCTGAACTCTTTGTCCAGCAAGTTTCCAGTTGCATTGATTCTTTGTTGAAGGTTTCCATATTGGTGTCCCATCATTTCGTCTGTTGCCTGATAGAACAGGATTGCTTCATTATTACCAATTCCATTTAATTTTTGAAACAACTTACGTTCTCTTGTATCTAAAGCCTCTACTCCATATCTTTGTTCCAGTCCATCTAGGAAGTTATAAGTATCTGCACTGTTTACTGGTGTACTTTCTCGCCCTGCCCAAGCTGTATACGGTATTTTAACCATATAAATACTTGTCATTGTTCCATCATTCGGATTTAATGTAGGTGTTGCAAGCCAATTCAGCCCTCCAGAATAGATATTCCAATTTGAAACACCACTTGTCTTGATTGCATTATTATACGGCCCTAAAATTCTAGGATCTTTAATTAAAATAGACTTGCTATTTGTCATTTCAGTTGCTTCAGTACCAATAATTAAATCAGCCTCTTGAGTTAAATTTCCTAATCCATTTATTGATTTTGTATAATCTTTTCCTGATGTATTTACATACATTCCAATACTTGATGCTGATACTTCAATAGGATTTTTTGCAAATGTATTTATTACTACAGGTGTCTGTTTTACCCCGTTTATTGTTACTGTCGCAGTCTGTGCTCCTGCAGGTGCGTCAATATTAGCTCCTCCAATTCCTTTACCTGTTGGTGGTGTGGTAAATTTCTGTACAGTATTAGAAGGATTGTTATTTCCATTTACAGTTATATTACCATAGTTTACAACTCTTCCTCCTTTCAAGTAC belongs to Leptotrichia trevisanii DSM 22070 and includes:
- a CDS encoding autotransporter-associated N-terminal domain-containing protein; the protein is MTNNIRKIKQDLRAYAKRCKDVHYTESLFLKYFFGFISYMMIDFVNEKFNYHKKFLTRRCIKMTNNIRKIKQDLRAYAKRCKDVHYTESRRSKYFFGFISYMMIDFVNEKFNYHKKFLTRRCIKMTNNIRKIKQDLRAYAKRCKDVHYTESLVITFLITGMLFTTSNLFSAPTNTSIENQRQTISTSIKTIHQQVKATRKENDKLLKNTNLELIQLMEQGDHVVKSPWSSWQYGINYFNNNWNGTYKGRGDKKAKYPYEGIFQRSQNIYERAISPDSSNYGMLSRNRRPNFASGSAAGYGIASVKPVKEPIVPFEVNAGIRPRSINKSAIRIADKTAVTPTLPEAISFTPPKPVIGVPKDPFTPNPPTFSVILGADCNEGCDSNNWREVGAGLPSDPSPRQKSQASFVNNNTGNQNITTWLHYTWTDGAVSPAEQRYAFKMYAETDTKDITDPKFVAGRPGHSQVGANSQLPAGVTEYNFNSYNFGNAEFNDPIKASQDAASPIDRNKQYFFIGGSRFWEIDNFTAGPSGYNPSKVYEFPGGRTLNLGGILTLGMVSQQNSATLKNSGTITDKTENTHQYIRNITQKYDTNLTFNADGTIASETSVTPGTGHYLKIYGPASSVYYIKKSEDGYVGYKVGIAQVYENGNDYGQEDQILENAGKIDFRGERSIGIYTYIPNDKSYVIMKNDSGATISMSGKESYGMKFAAKKGSDRASMINAGTIELRVNPDGNKKDKADNSAAMALMEDASVTNKVSMDRGKAVNEGTIKLSGVQNSLGMFVNVDSNMTNKGKIKIDSDIAKVDTDQPMNVAMRADYGTGKGGSTTVGSNAEVINDANGEISLKGNFAIGQLARLSTATNKTGGKIITDNDIKNSVGMSTLGGALNNDGEITLKGSGVSNNIGAFLNSYKLSTTTYNPKGKLGANSRITVSGDSSTGVLINGSSTGTTASLEYGGTVTATGNGVSGMTIGDNNTGKAEVTAKNDGTVTVNGGNASTSAGVYEYMDGKNKVRKGSYGIVVSKNSSLVSHGGKNVNVDVNVKGSESIGLYSGENATLEVGNHTVKAYDGAVNYDADKGKITLKGTGTATTGQKSLLFYLGENGTGKVSIDGTMTATIEGGTTPNTRGNAFYYVGNGGDFGKTQIEDWAKNNFGNGSKTTLGNLTLNMNKGSRLFIAQNVGMNLSDTTGDAVSKATGAHINGTDYKTFMLYLSKLTINQNVNLDAANDAYNQLEISNSSITNANTKTITGTKASQVAMAQENNSTLYARKDVTLSNEGTINLSGAGSTGMYTKFGELYNKATGVMTIGDKSTAIYGTEDSLLENAGKITIGSNSTGLYSEGSKSQAIKNTGTIETSGNDSVAMSYKPDASLSPGVTLENAGKITMTGDRNTAIYATGTPGYTAKNSGTVTLGNSAAISSPNVGLYTDHNTVTLENTGTISSGNNTIGIYGHNVNNAGNLNIGNAAVGIYSQSGNVNLTGGTITTGTDEAVGVYTVGSGQTVTNSGTAFNIGNNSFGFVNVGTGNKITSSISNVGLGNNNVYMYSSDTKGTVTNATNITSTGEQNYGIYSAGTVTNTGNINLSSGKGSVAIYSIKGGTATNYGTITVGESDVPSSLYSIGMGAGYTTTDTGNIVNRGTINVNGKHSIGMYASGAGSTATNDGNIVLNASNTTGIYADNGATVINNKSITTGSGTYTNTVGVYLGKDSKLINNKGATIDINAKNGVGVYLKGGTVANYGTMRVNGSTRDEDTIYEFTVPSTGKGVGGVNIDAPAGAKTATITVNGVPQTPTVVNTTGRNPITVSASSIGLYVNTSGVNYTKSIDGLQKLTSEADLIIGAEAAESTNSKYILVNDPKIINPYRKAMLSNPNIKWNVYSGSIGWIATPTLDSDGVITSLYMAKIPYTNWAGKQATPVNSTDTYNFTDGLEQRYGVKALGTRERLIFKKLNGIGNNEEVLLYQAFDEMMGHQYGNLQQRINATGNLLDKEFRYLKHDWRNPSKQNNKIKVFGMRDEYNTDTAGIINYTSNAYGVAYVHEDEKIKMGNSSGWYAGAVTNRFKFKDIGKSKENQTILKAGV